The Peribacillus sp. FSL P2-0133 genome has a segment encoding these proteins:
- the nikA gene encoding nickel ABC transporter substrate-binding protein, translating into MFRKCKSIFIVCFSFFLLAACSTESANDEAGGEKEVNLLFNFAASSLDPNVDTSYVSLRAGITETLVHLNDEDLTIEPWLAKSWDSKEGQLWNFELREGVTFQNGKPMDGKAVKASLERAMKDSPAIKNALRIESIEADGNALTIKTEVPFPEFPSELVHPNTSIIDVKERDYINKPIGTGPFAVSKFIPGTAVDLIRYESYWDGAAKLERARFSFNEDANARSLALESGDADIVFRPEVESLGNLEAIDGVKVESTSTFRVHQMTMNLERKALQDIHVRKAIDALIDRSSIADTILHGHAEVATGPFPSTFSFAPDYPKKVNGMEAAKGFLDQAGYKKVDGVMQKDGKPLTFTLLTYSSRADLPLIAQVFQSDAGQLGIDVKIKQIEIPEEYMAANRDWDLTTYSNLTAPRGDAGYYLNATYHPKGALNFSGADDDHLTSLIDKLNVTVEQEKRSDLAEDIAMYVDEQVYNSFILHPNTLVAYDADKVKNWITSRSEYYMLTNELDVK; encoded by the coding sequence GTGTTCAGAAAATGTAAATCGATTTTTATTGTATGTTTTTCATTCTTTCTTTTGGCTGCTTGTTCCACCGAGTCTGCGAATGATGAAGCGGGAGGGGAGAAGGAAGTGAACTTGCTTTTTAATTTTGCGGCTAGCTCGCTTGATCCGAATGTTGATACTAGTTATGTGTCACTAAGGGCTGGGATCACTGAGACATTGGTGCATCTCAATGATGAGGATTTGACCATCGAACCTTGGCTGGCGAAAAGCTGGGATAGCAAGGAGGGTCAGTTATGGAATTTTGAGTTAAGGGAGGGTGTGACTTTTCAGAATGGAAAGCCGATGGATGGCAAAGCGGTAAAGGCTTCCTTGGAGAGGGCGATGAAGGATAGTCCGGCGATAAAGAATGCTTTGCGCATTGAATCGATTGAAGCGGATGGGAATGCGCTGACCATTAAGACGGAGGTTCCCTTTCCTGAGTTTCCTTCTGAATTGGTCCATCCAAATACATCGATTATTGATGTGAAGGAACGTGACTATATAAACAAGCCGATAGGAACAGGGCCATTTGCCGTTTCGAAATTCATACCTGGTACGGCTGTTGATTTAATACGGTATGAGTCTTACTGGGATGGAGCCGCAAAGCTAGAGAGAGCCAGGTTTTCGTTTAATGAAGATGCCAATGCACGGTCCCTTGCCCTTGAATCGGGAGACGCCGATATTGTTTTCCGTCCGGAAGTGGAAAGCCTGGGAAATTTAGAGGCGATAGATGGTGTGAAGGTTGAATCGACATCCACTTTCCGAGTACATCAAATGACGATGAATTTGGAACGTAAAGCACTGCAGGACATACACGTCCGAAAGGCGATAGATGCCTTGATCGACCGTTCATCCATTGCTGATACGATTTTACATGGTCATGCAGAAGTGGCAACAGGGCCATTTCCGTCCACTTTCTCTTTTGCTCCGGACTATCCGAAAAAAGTGAATGGAATGGAAGCGGCTAAGGGGTTTCTTGATCAGGCGGGATATAAAAAAGTTGATGGTGTCATGCAAAAAGACGGCAAACCGTTAACGTTTACACTTCTTACATACAGTTCACGTGCCGACCTGCCGTTAATTGCCCAAGTTTTTCAATCTGATGCCGGCCAGTTGGGGATTGATGTGAAAATCAAGCAAATAGAAATCCCTGAAGAGTATATGGCTGCCAATCGCGATTGGGATTTAACGACCTACAGCAATTTAACGGCTCCGCGCGGGGATGCCGGCTATTATTTAAATGCTACCTATCATCCAAAGGGAGCCTTGAACTTCAGTGGGGCCGATGATGATCACCTGACGTCCCTGATTGATAAGCTGAACGTAACGGTCGAGCAGGAGAAGCGCTCGGATTTAGCTGAGGATATTGCGATGTATGTTGATGAACAAGTGTATAATTCTTTCATTTTACATCCGAATACACTTGTTGCTTATGATGCTGATAAAGTTAAAAACTGGATTACTTCGAGAAGCGAATACTACATGCTGACGAATGAACTGGATGTGAAGTGA